A window of the Loxodonta africana isolate mLoxAfr1 chromosome 3, mLoxAfr1.hap2, whole genome shotgun sequence genome harbors these coding sequences:
- the ABHD17A gene encoding alpha/beta hydrolase domain-containing protein 17A, with the protein MNGLSVSELCCLFCCPPCPGRIAAKLAFLPPEPTYSLVPEPEPGAGVAPSGTLRASAGPPGRWKLHLTERADFQYSQRELDTIEVFLTKSARGSRVTCMYVRCVPGARYTVLFSHGNAVDLGQMSSFYVGLGTRISCNIFSYDYSGYGASSGKPSEKNLYADVDAAWQALRTRYGISPDSIILYGQSIGTVPTVDLASRYECAAVVLHSPLTSGMRVAFPDTKKTYCFDAFPNIEKVSKITSPVLIIHGTEDEVIDFSHGLALYERCPKAVEPLWVEGAGHNDIELYSQYLERLRRFITQELPSQRA; encoded by the exons ATGAACGGCCTGTCGGTGAGCGAACTCTGCTGCCTCTTCTGCTGCCCGCCCTGCCCAGGCCGCATCGCTGCCAAGCTCGCCTTCCTGCCACCAGAGCCTACCTACTCGCTGGTGCCCGAGCCCGAGCCGGGGGCTGGCGTCGCCCCCTCAGGCACCCTGCGGGCCTCAGCCGGCCCCCCTGGACGCTGGAAGTTGCACCTGACTGAGCGGGCTGACTTTCAGTACAGCCAGCGGGAGCTTGACACCATCGAGGTCTTCCTGACCAAGAGCGCCCGGGGCAGCCGTGTCACCTGCATGTACGTGCGCTGTGTGCCTGGCGCCAG GTACACAGTGCTCTTCTCGCACGGCAATGCCGTGGACCTGGGCCAGATGAGCAGCTTCTACGTCGGCCTGGGCACACGCATCAGCTGCAACATCTTCTCCTACGACTACTCCGGCTACGGCGCCAGTTCGGGCAAGCCCTCGGAGAAGAACCTCTACGCCGATGTCGATGCTGCCTGGCAGGCCCTGCGCACCAG GTACGGCATCAGCCCCGACAGCATCATCCTTTACGGGCAGAGCATCGGTACGGTGCCCACCGTGGACCTGGCCTCGCGCTATGAGTGCGCCGCCGTCGTGCTGCACTCCCCGCTCACCTCGGGCATGCGCGTCGCCTTCCCGGACACCAAGAAGACCTACTGCTTCGACGCCTTCCCCAA CATCGAGAAGGTGTCCAAGATCACGTCGCCGGTGCTCATCATCCACGGCACGGAGGACGAGGTGATCGACTTCTCGCACGGGCTGGCGCTCTACGAGCGCTGCCCCAAGGCCGTGGAGCCGCTGTGGGTGGAGGGCGCCGGGCACAACGACATCGAGCTGTATAGCCAGTACCTGGAGCGCCTGCGCCGCTTCATCACCCAGGAGCTGCCCAGCCAGCGCGCCTAG